Part of the Trichoderma asperellum chromosome 1, complete sequence genome is shown below.
GACGTAAGgagtaaagaagaaaaaaaattcaagagAGTTAACtcataaaatattctatattGAAAAGAGTCAGAGGATAGACCTGAGATATTTAAAAACGCTATTTATCCTCTGCAAATATTCTTCAAGTACTAGGACACAACATAGCCTTGAGCTGGCCCTAAAACCATGAAATgcctataaataattttcttGACCAGGGGGAAAGGCGGCTCTTTCTTGACAGATCTACCCCTTCATTGGATTTCTCTTGTCCGGTGTATTCAAAATATCACCATCTTGGCGTAGACAAGCGTATTGTCGAGGCCCTGATTGGTGAACAGTTTCGGTAATCTCCACAGCAAGTGATGCAATATATCATGTCTGTGCTTCGTTTTAGCTCTTCCAAACGGCTTGTAGAAAGCGCTACAAATAGTAGCCACAGCTGTTCATGCCATGGCTATTCATGTATCAATTAATACGAAGCTGACGAAACAATGCACGCAAGCGCCGGGTGCTGCACGATGCTCCCAAGTGCAGAGCTCCAAAGCTCTGTAGCCCCTTACTCCACCCGCGTATTCCTGGGCCTGTCATTGGCTGATCTATTGGTCTTGCACAGACGCCACCACTTTGAGCCCcgttttctttaaataaagcaaggTAGGGGCTTCTGTAGAGCTTAATCCGTAAAGTATCGTTCCGAATCTTTCTAGATATCCGCTTCGTATTGTCCTTTTCCAGCAATTAAAAAGTCAAATTATATGGAACTAATAAGCATAACATATTGAAGGCGAAAGCCAAACGCTTAGTTCACGTCCTATTTTGTATCCTTTCAAAGCCTCGCTAGTAGCGCATTATATACATTGAGTGTTAGCCTAACTTTAACTCTACCCATCACATCGTCTAGGTCCTGGCTTGTAATACGAGACAGGTGCCTGAAATTCCACAAGTTTTAGTATTCTAAGTTATATTGCTGCCAATTGGTGATTTGGCCACAGTAGCCAATCTTCCCACTGTGTCCCTAAATAAGCAGAGATTGACTGGATCAAAAACCGTCCTGAACTGCCAAACACCCAAAAGGTACGGAGACGATGCAGCAATACAGCATAGAAAGATAATATGACGAGTGCTTCTGGGATCCGCCTTCTAGCCATATCACCAAATCTGGCGGATACCAGAATTGGCCATGAAATTGTAAAAGGAATTTGAATGTGGGCTCCTGAGTCCGCTTGACATAGATCGAAAATGTGCTGAAGAATTATAATTGCTTGAAAGCATGCGTCCTTATCTATATCCTGAAGGTCACTCTTGTGGATTAGAGAATTTAAATGTCCACATTCCTCAGGTCGCTCACCACCGGGCCCAGCGGTGACTTCGATCCGCCGCTGCCCGACGATCTCTTCAATTAGGTCCCTTATAGCTGGCCACGCTTTTCGTGTCACAACGTGCACACCTCGGTGAACAGGAAAATAAGTGGAAAGTTTACCGAAAAAGGACTCAAAATTTCTGCATTGGAAAGTCTCGAACATAATATGGAGCCCAAGAAATGACGAATACAGAAACCAAGAACAAGAGTTCTGCTTCGTAATATCGGTTTCGGCTCTATTAAATAATGATAAAGCTCGTGTCTGAAGTTCCATCGCTTTGTTGCTGAACATTTGTTGCTGTCCTCGGCGAAAGGTACTCATGTGGGCTGCCGATAGGGCAAGAATTTGGTCCATGAGATAGGGGTTGGTAAGAGCGCATTGCATGATCACCATGCGTATTGAGATAGGTAGTGGTAGCATACTCGCTCCAAATGCGCCTGACTCAAAATGgtgaagcagctcaagatGCCCTAGATCATACATTTGCGTTTGCCATTCCGGGGTATTGCACCAGGTCAGCTGCGAGAGCGTCCGTAGTGATGGTGTTGATACGCAAGGCACTGCTTTTGGGCGGCTGAAGCGATATGATGGGCGTGTAAGGCGGTATGAACAGGATCGATTCGTGATGGTGCAATTGAGGCAAGTAGGTGAGCTCTCATCGCACTTCTTATGGCGTTGCTTGCACTCCCTACACCCATTTCGTGATTTGCGGTGAGAACTGCGCATGACCGGGAAGTATTAAAGACGGTACAATAGCCCCAAGTGGATAAGATCCTGTGAATGCCTGGCTGTATTTTGTCTGAGCCAGTCTGCTGCTTTGTATTGGCTGGCGGCTTTCGTCGTAGTATTGTGAGGAAATCTTCACTGAGTATATTATAACCCAACCACTCTTCACGAAAGCAATCCACGTATCTATGCAGAATACGCGTGTGCGTCGTGTTCCATTGAAGACTCAGCCACTGCTTAGCTACATTGCCCCACTCGCTGCTTGATAATTGCTCTGCGGCAACCTACGGATTAAAAAGACCCCGATGATCAAGAGGGGAAACTTTGCTCTTATATAATTGTACTAATTGTATTTGTATTAAGATAAAACAAGCCGCCCATTCTCAAATCGGGACATGATGATACGGTAGTTTAAAAACGCGCTACTCTGTAAACTGGATATCTACAAATGTGTAAGTGGGTGGCCACATATCTAAAGCCTAAAATTACCCTCAAGAAGTATATTGACTGCTTCTTCCCAACCCCGAGAAGATGCGATATCAATGACAGACCGTCCCTGATCATCCTTGGCCTCTAGATCAACACTGAACTTGCTGCTCAGCAGTTTCAATATTCTCATATCACCATTTTCGACAGCCTGCATAAATGCATTCCAGCCTCTGTAGATTTTATTTGGATCGGCGCCCTTCTGAAGAAGCATTTCAAGTATTTCTGTATCGTCGCCACGGCATCTTCTGACTGCTTTGACGATAGGAAGATGCTCACCGGGGGCGTTGAGGTCGGCATGACCGTCATTTATGAGGAAATGAACCATTTCCTTCAAATCTTCGCGAATAGCCGTCGTTAATGGAGAGAAAACGCCACCGTTTTTATCTTCCACTGAAACTCCCGCTGCCAGTAGTAACTTGACCGACTCGATCTGGTTTGCGGCCACAGCCATCTCCATGACGCCTTTATAAGCACGTGGCTCGGCAAGCACTGATAATATGCGCTTAAGTATTAGAGGGTTCCGCACAGCCATGCATACCGGCCAATCTTGCCCACGCTTGTTAGGATCGGCTCCTCTGGAGATCAAGGCGTCTATCATTTCCATCCGGTTATCTCGAATGGCGCTTGTTAATGGGGAAGATCCCTTAAGGTTCCTCTCATTAGGGTCTAAGCCTTGATCTAGTAGCCATAATAACGCCTCCATGTTGTTTGAGCTGACTGCAGTCTCTACTATTCCCTTGGGGGAGTGCAGGTCTGCGCCAGCGGTGACAAGCGCAGGCAAGAGGTGGACCCGATTGTGTGTGATGCATTTGAAGGCTGGATATTCGCTAGCCATGACATTTGGATCTGCACCATTGCTAAGAAGTAGCTGAAATATGTCTATTCTGTTATCTCGGATAGACGTGCATAGAGGAGTATAAACACCATCTTTTTTAGCATTGGGGTCGACCCCAGCTTTCAAAAGCACGCGCACCGATTCGATATTGTTGATACTGGTTGCTAATTCCATAATACCAGGGCATTTCTTATAGTCTGCACCATGGTTAAGAAGTAGTTGAAGACAGGGTGTCTGGTACGTTGCCGGCCACAGCATGTGCTTGGGTCCTGGGAGGTTTGGATCCGCCCCATGATCCAAAAGGCTGCCTGTGATGTCCACTCGAGAAGAGCCAATCGCTTCAAAGAGTGCTGTTTTCCCCTCTCTATTCTTCTCATTTGGATCCACTCCATAGTGGAGAAGTAGATCAATCATCCTCTTTGGGGTTTTCTTGTTGATAGCTGCGATTAACAGCGTGTTACCATTGGAGGTGCTGTGAGATAGATCACCTCCATACATTAATAAGAGATGCGACAAGCTGACTTTATGGGTGGTAATAGCACACGTTAGAGGAGATTCCAATTCTGGGCCAACTAAAGCATTAGGATCCGCTCCATACTTTAGGAGGGTTACCGCTCCCGAAAAGAACATTTTTTGAACTGCCGCAAACAGTGGTGTAATGCCATCGCCGTCTGCCTCGTTAGGATCGGCCCCGAAAAGAAGTAGAAGACGAATGCTTTCGGTATCGAGAAGATTTACAGCCTCTGTCAGCGCCGCTGCCGGAGACACTCCTCTATCCAGCAACTGCTCAATTAATTTATGGTTTTTCCCTCTGACAGCAGAAATGATACTGCCCCTCAAATTCTCGGCATCCGAGCCTGCTGTGCTGCGAGGGGTCCAGCGTGGCATTGTAAAAGGGTCTACTTTCAGACGTATGGCTTTGGACTGTCTAAGGTCCATACCGGCCAACTCTTCCAGGAGCGCATCTGACTCTGCTGTTCCAGTATTGGATGATGTGTCTCCAATCGTGCTAGCTCGATCAAAAGTTGTAATAATGCCCGAATTTACTCTGTCGTTCGAGATAATCGAGCTCGGCGTGGTAACGCTGTAATGATGAAGAATGTCGTCTGATGGGCCACGCGGGTTTGAAAATGGCGTATTTGCCATATCAGAATCGGGCCTACGAGAGGAGGATCTTTCGCTCCACGCGGCTGAAGATGCTAGCATTTGCTGATGCTGTCCCTCAGCAGACAGGTGCCCATGGCTAAGAGGAGAGGGGCGATGACGCGACATGTCTGGCTCAGAAGCCTTTGCTTTCACACGTCCCGAATTATCTTCCAGTCTGTTCAATGCCGCTGCGAGCCCTGTGTATCCAATGCCCATACCGCGCTCAATCCGTTCGGTGCCTAGCGTCCACTGGAAGAGCAGCGCACTCATTCTCAAGCCTTCTTTTGTTCGTTCGAGGACCGCCGCCATTTTGTCAACGTCTGTATCTCCAAATATTTTCCCCCAGCCACGCCTCATCCTCCCCATCGTGCCCTTGCGTTCATATTCTAGAAGTTTGCCCAGCATTTCATCGAGAATATTGAAGTCTGATTGAGCAACCCGTAATTTCTTGTCCAATTCTGAGATAACATCAGACGGTAACTCTGGGGTCGAGCGTCCGCATTCTCCAAGGCCAGCTTCAATAGAGAACAGAATCTCGCAGGTGTCAAGGAGCAAGTGTGCTAACCGATCGACATTATGCGAAAGTTGCTTGACAGTGGTGAGATATTCGAGCATGCGAACAGAGGTTCGGTCTCCATTAGCCGCAACGCTGTGGCAAAGGTCACAGCATTTTGTATGGGCTTTAGATAATTGACGAGGCATTTTTGCGGACTGTTTGGCTGGCGGGTGCAAGACTGAAGAAGAGTTGATGTTGGTGGCGCTTGAAGCTTTAGGCAGTGGCGTCGCCAAAGGAACTGACTGCGGCGAGATCGGGGTACGAACAGTATTAGGCAACGAGAGAAATTCTTCGGTGTCTATTGAGAAAGGATCTTTCTGAGGCGTGATAGAGAGGGCTTCAAAAAAGTCAAATTCTTGAATTGAATTTTCCTTGGGTACGACAACCGCTGACGGGGACGAAAGCATCATGCTCCACAGAATGAGCAGCGTGTAGCATTACAATTACAACCAGATTCGAGAAACCGGACAGGGAAAGAAAATGCCTTCGCAGTTATTTAAGCTAGGGCCGTCTGAATCAGCAGATTCGATGGCCTAATTTCAATCGAACAATTCGCATTGCTTTTGGTGTCCAGGCCATCATGATGCCCCGTAGTGGCCACGATGCACATGGATCGCCCATGTTCGATTAGTGTAATCTCTCCATATTTCCAAGATAGTTTATTCAGCTTTAGCCAGATTGGCCAATAGCATTGGGCTATATTGGCCTAGAATCGGCCATGTGGAGCTGATTCGTGATAGCTTTCGGATAGCTGCAATAACACTTGCGCTTCGTTCTTcgcagctgaagctgagTGGCCAGTCTGTGCGTGCACTAAATATGACCGCTGAAACACACTATCAAGCCGCGGATATTTTGTCTCTTTCCCGAGCCTGGATTTTGAAAAGCTTAACGCCTCGATCCAGGGGATTCGGGCAGAAGGGGAAGGTCTATCCTTTAGTGGTTAAGTGGTGTGGTCCAGAAGATAGCAAAGACTTTGTTGTGATCTCCActcgccaccaccacctcgcGCTATTTTACATCGCAGCTAGGCCTAGTTActagtacctaggtatgtgCCGAGGATCCTTTCCATTCATCTTTGTATCCGGCTCTCGGACGTGTGTGTCTCTTGGAGCAGCaagaggcttttttttttttttttaacccctcgtttttctcttcccactTGAAATATGGATATGTTTATGAAATAAGCAAGATTTAGCCACACGTCTCATTTATTATAACATCGATCATCTAGGTCTTATCTACTTTGGACAGCCGCTATGTGTACTTTCACTTCATAGCTCTGGTCTAGAACAAGGTCTTTTTCCGAAGTGGGCAATTAGTTGCTGGAATAGGGGACGGGATAAACACTGCACGTGGCCTTGGGCTGATATAGCGCGATTTACCACTCCATGCTACAAAATTAACGCCTTTTTTAGAAgcctatataaatagctagtaGTACCTGCGTAGCCAACACTAACCGCTAAGACGTCACATGTATTGTTGGTAGATAACAAGGCAAAGGCTACTTCTGCTTAATAAACAAGACAGATTTCATTCTTAACAGTCGAGAAAGTACTGTCAAAGGCGAAATAGGTatcccttttttattaagtaaaaataataatagacgCCAATTTTAAACCCACATATAGCTGTATGCAATTATAGACATATACCACAGAAGTCCCACGTCAggtactatattaatattattatactttattatactcTAACAAAATAACAATATCTatttctaaatattataatattataatattatatatccACCCCCAATCCCAGTATAAGTAAGCGCATTATAACatctatagctttaaattaattttcaGCTTAtatattcttataataaattctattaaaacaatcttttatttaatacttaaatttcaGCATTAGCATAACCTTAATCTTAGCCAGAATCTATAAAACAGCTATAgcatataaattaattaacctaagctaattaattaagcaaaagtacaaatactatagtaacaACACTCAGCCCTATAAATCccctatatattttatacaACAGATCCTAtagaataataatactaaatactactttactttactaaagcaaATGCATTAATAAAagtcttataaaaaaaacattaatagtataaagcagctaatttactattatttataaaactaaataaaaagcaataaaagtttttttatagctatataatatagcataCCCATCTGCCTCCActagagtatatatagatGTAAATGCAAgtgtaaatataaatattactttagctatttatattctaCTAggatttattactatatagaatttatactattataaataaatttagtttttttttaataataatgcttttaattttataactctagatattttaaattataaatttctagaatatagctagaaatttaatttaaaagttaaataaaagccCAGCAAAactaattaatttattataataaaagaccTACTGCTGCTTTAATTTAGCAACATTAAACTTAACTAAgcctataataaaaaaaacctaacttatatttattataatctaaagttaaaaatatttaaatatagtattagtaaaaaaaaattaatagtagttaatataattaataaaagaaaccTTATCCTTATACTCAgcaatctttaaaaaaaaagcttaaagactatattactatacttttaattaattttaaaaatattttagctaaaagcaGCTATATAAGCAAAAgaactatagctattaaagctaaaaaatataaaaatttaaatattaaatttaaagataaagagaTTCCCTAGGCAAAAATTAACAAGCACCTgatattttttaattctttatttaaacagcagtatataataataactatagctattaaacTTACCTAttagaaaacaaaagcaataacAGTAACCTAGACAgcataaagaaatttaattactaataggCAGCAGGCTTAGTTAAATTCCCTTAAGTTAATGTTTATAACCTAAgtctttatttactataaatataaagggaAATCTTGCTAGTAAAActtgctatattatttaataaataaaaaaaacaattactatataattaataataaaactatttaaaagatttataataaaataaaaaaaaatataaaaaaagaaaagaatttaaaaaatatttaaaatattaagatttttgctaatatatataataaaatattatatattaataaaaaataaaaagtaaataataatactagcTATTATAGCtgtaagtttaatatttttccTAAAGGCAGCTATACTAAACTACTGTTAATTTCCAGggatttaattaaaaaaataaaagattactgtatataaaatttaataaatatataaagtaataaatataaaggaggaataaaagcagtaaattaatttataataaaagagcttttaaacttaagctttatttactaatatttaaatatagttaaaaatataataattgctAAAGGTATAccttttaaaagtatattataatttattaataacatCCtaaggtttattaagttataaaagcataaaaataaataaaaataaagccctgcagctattataaataatattaaatacctaaattaaaattaatgcaattactatatatatactttttataaactttaatgcctttaaattttactttttaatttactaaatcCTATATCcctttaaattttactttttaatttactaaatcCTATATcctatatactaaaaataaacctctataatatagctatagctaCTGACCTTATTAATACACCACCTTAAATATTTCTTAAAATCTatcttaataatatatttattttatctttaatatcttttaataaataacttaaagatAGAAAAAAACTCCTTAATAGGATTAAAATCTAGTAAGTATAAAGGTAGGTATAGTAGTTTTACTCttgtattattatataattattagattttttttaaataatactaaaatatattatctataataaacatAGATCTAGGTCTAGGGTATctactatagtattatagtagcttaaatataaaattattaaaataatctacATTTATTAACccttaataaatttatttaaaaataatccTATCTTAAGTATAGGCAGAGAGAATATACTACCTCTTGccttatttaaacttaataactttaagtaatattataccTCTTAAAAACTATCCTTAATGCTTATACCCAATCCTTTAAttacattttattttattaataaaaactaaatatttaaaaaaatatttagcaatattatattaatacttaatcTAAAGATCAGGGTCCTgctactatataatatagtatattcttttctatatttaatttatagcatttAAGGTTTAACCaattaatctttttaatactttttctttaaactctttatataaaaaatctattactttattttaatataaatcaggcttgctaataaatatattataaaaaaacttttttataggtTTAAAAATACAGCTATGCCTGCTAATATAACTCTTTACTTACCtggctatttttattaagttctTATAGTAAATGCATCTTATAGCGCAAATACTACAGCAAGCTCGGGCTATTATAATTCTAGGCAGAAATCTATATAAcaataaaaagtatactaAGCTATAGGTTCTAGGATATAGTTACAGTACTATTATTacatttatataaaaacc
Proteins encoded:
- a CDS encoding uncharacterized protein (antiSMASH:Cluster_1.10~EggNog:ENOG41~TransMembrane:1 (i322-342o)), which translates into the protein MRSSHRKSRNGCRECKQRHKKCDESSPTCLNCTITNRSCSYRLTRPSYRFSRPKAVPCVSTPSLRTLSQLTWCNTPEWQTQMYDLGHLELLHHFESGAFGASMLPLPISIRMVIMQCALTNPYLMDQILALSAAHMSTFRRGQQQMFSNKAMELQTRALSLFNRAETDITKQNSCSWFLYSSFLGLHIMFETFQCRNFESFFGKLSTYFPVHRGVHVVTRKAWPAIRDLIEEIVGQRRIEVTAGPGGERPEECGHLNSLIHKSDLQDIDKDACFQAIIILQHIFDLCQADSGAHIQIPFTISWPILVSARFGDMARRRIPEALVILSFYAVLLHRLRTFWVFGSSGRFLIQSISAYLGTQWEDWLLWPNHQLAAI
- a CDS encoding uncharacterized protein (antiSMASH:Cluster_1.10~EggNog:ENOG41), whose product is MPRQLSKAHTKCCDLCHSVAANGDRTSVRMLEYLTTVKQLSHNVDRLAHLLLDTCEILFSIEAGLGECGRSTPELPSDVISELDKKLRVAQSDFNILDEMLGKLLEYERKGTMGRMRRGWGKIFGDTDVDKMAAVLERTKEGLRMSALLFQWTLGTERIERGMGIGYTGLAAALNRLEDNSGRVKAKASEPDMSRHRPSPLSHGHLSAEGQHQQMLASSAAWSERSSSRRPDSDMANTPFSNPRGPSDDILHHYSVTTPSSIISNDRVNSGIITTFDRASTIGDTSSNTGTAESDALLEELAGMDLRQSKAIRLKVDPFTMPRWTPRSTAGSDAENLRGSIISAVRGKNHKLIEQLLDRGVSPAAALTEAVNLLDTESIRLLLLFGADPNEADGDGITPLFAAVQKMFFSGAVTLLKYGADPNALVGPELESPLTCAITTHKVSLSHLLLMYGGDLSHSTSNGNTLLIAAINKKTPKRMIDLLLHYGVDPNEKNREGKTALFEAIGSSRVDITGSLLDHGADPNLPGPKHMLWPATYQTPCLQLLLNHGADYKKCPGIMELATSINNIESVRVLLKAGVDPNAKKDGVYTPLCTSIRDNRIDIFQLLLSNGADPNVMASEYPAFKCITHNRVHLLPALVTAGADLHSPKGIVETAVSSNNMEALLWLLDQGLDPNERNLKGSSPLTSAIRDNRMEMIDALISRGADPNKRGQDWPVCMAVRNPLILKRILSVLAEPRAYKGVMEMAVAANQIESVKLLLAAGVSVEDKNGGVFSPLTTAIREDLKEMVHFLINDGHADLNAPGEHLPIVKAVRRCRGDDTEILEMLLQKGADPNKIYRGWNAFMQAVENGDMRILKLLSSKFSVDLEAKDDQGRSVIDIASSRGWEEAVNILLEGNFRL